CCCATGCCGGCGCTGTCGAGCGCCAAAGCTTCATCCTCTTCGAGACACCGGTAAAAGGATTGCTGCGAAGACCCGCGCCAGACGAGAACGCGCTCTTCCTGCGGGCCCGAAGGCGGCGCCGCATCGAGGCCCTCGGCCGCCGCCTCGTAGGCGCCAACCGTCCCTTGCGTGAGACTTAGAAGCGCGAGGCCTGGCTGGAAGGTAAAGCAAAGCCGCGGCTGGTCTTCCGCCGCAATGCTGCCGAGCACTGAGGCCTCCAGCGCATCGGCGTCAGCGGCATCGAAGGCATCGGCGAGCGCACGTTCGAAGGCGGCAAGATCGATGGCGGCTTTGATCTCCTGCCAAGGCTCGCGCATCCGCATGAAGTCCGGCAAGTCCCGCGCGTACCAGCGGGCATTGCGATGCGAAGACGGCGTCGCTTTTATATAGGCCTCGGCCAAGGCATCGAACCCCTCGTCGCCGAGCACATTGTGCAAAACGGGATAGTCATTCGCAAGAAATTCGGCGAGCCTCAGACGATAAGCGTCTTGATAGACCCCGAAACGCTCCATCGCGGACTGGCGGCGCGAGGCCATGATCGAGCCGGGCATCTCCCGCGCTTCGTTCAGGATCGCATCCTGAAAGGTGGTCTGAAGCTCCGCGAGCCTCATGCCATGACCTCGGCAGGCTGCGCCTGGGCCGGATCGGCGGCAATGGCCCGCGCGTGATCCAGCTCGGCGACAAGTTCGGCGAAGGGTGGAAAATTGTCGTCACGTTCGATCATGGTCGAAACGCCGGGGAATCTTTTGCAGGCCTCGGCATAAAGCGTCCAGACCTCGTCGCATACCGGCTCGTCATGCGTGTCGATCTTATGCGTGCCGCAGGACGAGTGGCCGGCGAGATGCATCTGCACGACGCGCTCCGGCTTAACCCCGCGGATAAAGGCCAGCGGATCGAAATCATGATTGAACGCCGAGACGAAGACATTGTTGACATCGAACAAAAGCATGCAATCGGCGCGCTCGGCCAATTCCTCGACAAAGGTCCATTCGTCCATTTCAGATTCGGCGAAGGTCACATAGCTCGACACATTTTCGATCGCGATCCGGCGGCCGAGATAGTCCTGGACGCGCGAAATGCGACCGACGACATGATCGAGCGCTTCGCGCGTATAAGGGATCGGCAGAAGATCGTGCAGATTGAGGCCGTGAACGCCGGTCCAGCAGAGATGATCGGAAATCCAGGCAGGCTCGACGCGATCTGCCAGGGACTTCAACGCAGCGAGATAATCGAAATCGAGCGGTGCCGTCGAAGCGATCGACATCGAAACGCCGTGCATGACGATGGGGTAATCGGCGCGGATACGGTCGAGCATGGTGAGCGGTTTGCCGCCCGGCACCATGTAATTCTCAGACAGGATCTCGAACCAATCGACCGGCGGTCTATGCTCGAGAATATCGGGATAATAGATCGGACGCAGGCCGAGGCCAAAACCTAAAGGCGCAGGCTTTTGCACGGACGCACTCCCTATTGCGTTGAACTCATCATGTCAGCGGCGAGGCTCTCACGATGACGGGCATCGCGAGAGCAATTATTGCGTGAGCCGAATTAGCCGACGGTGCCGCCCTTGGCGGTGCAGGCCTTCGCGGACTTCTCCGGAACCCAGCCCTGGCCCTTGCAGGAGTTCTGACCCTTGCAGGCATTGCTCGCGCTCTTGCAGGAAGACGTGCCCTTGCAGGTGTTGATGCCCATGCAATGGACACCGGCCGACTTTGCGCTCGAAGGCGCAATGGAAACGCCGCTCATGGCAAGAGCGATCGCTGCGACCGCAATGCTGCTGCCCGACACAATATTCATCTTCATTTCACACTCCCTGGACTTCGCCCGCGCGCGCGGACAATTCATGAACCAATTTGTGGACGGTCATTCGCCCATGGTCTGTTCGTCGGCCGGGACTGTTCTGTTACTCTGCCACATGGGCCGGCTGTCGAACGGTCACAATCGTGACGTAGGTGGAAGGCAGGGCGATGACCTTCTCGAAAAATTATTTCCGCCCCGGGTATAGGTAGAATTCAAAACACGACTAATTTTATAGATTATTCGAGGCGGCGCTTTTACGCATCAACGAGCTTAGCTCATGAAGGCATGTGGACGAATCAATGGCAGAAAAACCCGCGGACAGCCGAAAAAATCTCAAAAACCGCACCAAGCTCGTTCATGCCGGCCGCAAGCCTTCTGAACAATCCGGCTTCGTCAATACGCCGATCTATCGTGGCTCGACAGTGCTGTTTCCGACGTTGGACGATCTGCTGAACCGGCGGATGCCCTTTACTTACGGAACGCAAGGTTCGCCGACGACGGAGGCCTTGCAGACCGCATGGACCGAGCTTTCCGGTGCCAAGGGCACAGTCATCGTGCCAACCGGATTGGCGGCCATAGCCATAGCGCTTCTCGCGGTCGTCAAGGCGGGCGACCATATTCTCGTGAGCGATTCCGTCTACCGGCCCAATCGCAATTTCTGCGACACGATTTTGAAGCGCATGGGCGTCGAGACGACTTATTACGAGCCGCTGATCGGCGCCGGTATCGAGGCGCTGATCCGGCCCAATACGAGCGTCATCTTTCTCGAAACGCCAGGGTCGCAGACATTCGAAGTGCAGGATATTCCGGCGATCGTCGCCGTCGCGCGAGCTAAGGGCATCTGCACGATCCTCGACAATACCTGGGCGACGCCGCTCTTCTTCCAGGCGCATGCACACGGCGTCGATATTTCGCTCGAAGCCGGGACGAAATATCTTTCCGGCCATTCGGATCTTCTGCTCGGCCTCGTGACCGCCAATGAGGTCTGGTATCCGGCGCTGCATGCGACTTACGACGCTTTCGCCATGTGCCCTGGACCGGAAGACGTGTTCCTCGCCTTGCGCGGCATGCGGACGCTCGAACTGCGTCTCAACGAGGCGCAGCGCCAGGGCCTCGCCATGGCGCAATGGCTTGGCGGCCGCAAGGAAGTGCTCAAGGTGCTGCACCCGGCCCTGCCCTCCTGCCCCGGACATGAGATCTGGAAACGCGATTTTCTCGGCTCTTCAGGCCTGTTTTCGATTCTGCTCGCGCCCTGTTCGCAGCAGGCGCTCGCGGCCTTTCTCGACGGGCTCGAGCTCTTCGGCATGGGGTTTTCCTGGGGCGGATTCGAGAGCCTCGTCATTCCCTTCGACTGCAAGACCTATCGCACGGCGACCCCCTGGGCGCCGCAAGGCCCGGCTCTGCGCTTCTCGATCGGGCTTGAGGATATAGAGGATCTCAAGGCCGACCTCGCCGCCGGGTTCGAGCGCATGCACGCGACGCCTTGAGAACGCTCGGGCCGCCAGCTTAACGCTGCTTTGCGTCCCGTGTCGCGGCTTTCTCCTGTCGTGCTATCTTGGGGCATGTCAGAAAACCGTGATAGTAACAGTGGTATGAAATTACAGGGCTTACAGGAACGGCTCAGCCGCCTGAGCATCGACGATCTGCGGCTGGCGATCTTGGGCCTCGCAGCCATTGCCTCGCTGATTCTCGGCTGGAGCCTCATCCAACAGGCGCTCAAAACGGAGCAGCCTGCCCCGGCCAAGATCGTTAATACGCCTGCAGCCAAGCCGGATCAGCCATCCGCCTCGGATCTCGCAGCGCGCGCGGACATGCGCCAGAAGATCGAAGCGCAACTGGCGCAATCGCCCGAATATATGCGCTTCTTCGACCGGCTGAAGCTCGTCTTTCCAAACGAATATGAGACGATCATGGACACTTTCGCCAAGCGCGCGGCGAGCGCCGGCGAGACGGACGACATAGACGCGATGATGTCGGAAGCCGTGCGCTCCTTGCGTCTGTCGCATGGGATATTGGCAGCCAAGGCAAATGGTCCGGCGCTGCAA
The Methyloferula stellata AR4 DNA segment above includes these coding regions:
- the metC gene encoding cystathionine beta-lyase — translated: MAEKPADSRKNLKNRTKLVHAGRKPSEQSGFVNTPIYRGSTVLFPTLDDLLNRRMPFTYGTQGSPTTEALQTAWTELSGAKGTVIVPTGLAAIAIALLAVVKAGDHILVSDSVYRPNRNFCDTILKRMGVETTYYEPLIGAGIEALIRPNTSVIFLETPGSQTFEVQDIPAIVAVARAKGICTILDNTWATPLFFQAHAHGVDISLEAGTKYLSGHSDLLLGLVTANEVWYPALHATYDAFAMCPGPEDVFLALRGMRTLELRLNEAQRQGLAMAQWLGGRKEVLKVLHPALPSCPGHEIWKRDFLGSSGLFSILLAPCSQQALAAFLDGLELFGMGFSWGGFESLVIPFDCKTYRTATPWAPQGPALRFSIGLEDIEDLKADLAAGFERMHATP
- a CDS encoding DNA-binding domain-containing protein, whose product is MRLAELQTTFQDAILNEAREMPGSIMASRRQSAMERFGVYQDAYRLRLAEFLANDYPVLHNVLGDEGFDALAEAYIKATPSSHRNARWYARDLPDFMRMREPWQEIKAAIDLAAFERALADAFDAADADALEASVLGSIAAEDQPRLCFTFQPGLALLSLTQGTVGAYEAAAEGLDAAPPSGPQEERVLVWRGSSQQSFYRCLEEDEALALDSAGMGGTFAEICGLLSLRMPEEEAANQAALYLIRWFGDGLIAGVACG
- a CDS encoding DUF692 domain-containing protein yields the protein MQKPAPLGFGLGLRPIYYPDILEHRPPVDWFEILSENYMVPGGKPLTMLDRIRADYPIVMHGVSMSIASTAPLDFDYLAALKSLADRVEPAWISDHLCWTGVHGLNLHDLLPIPYTREALDHVVGRISRVQDYLGRRIAIENVSSYVTFAESEMDEWTFVEELAERADCMLLFDVNNVFVSAFNHDFDPLAFIRGVKPERVVQMHLAGHSSCGTHKIDTHDEPVCDEVWTLYAEACKRFPGVSTMIERDDNFPPFAELVAELDHARAIAADPAQAQPAEVMA